A region of Pseudomonas saponiphila DNA encodes the following proteins:
- a CDS encoding DsbE family thiol:disulfide interchange protein, whose protein sequence is MRRWMMMLPLAVFLVVAVFLYRGLYLDPAELPSAMIGKPFPEFSLPSVQGDKTLTRADLLGKPALVNVWGTWCISCRVEHPVLNKLAEKGVVIYGINYKDVNADALKWLAEFHNPYQLDVRDEEGSLGLNLGVYGAPETFFIDAKGIIRDKFVGVIDEVVWREQLAAKYQALVDEAKP, encoded by the coding sequence ATGAGACGCTGGATGATGATGTTGCCCCTGGCGGTGTTCCTGGTGGTGGCGGTGTTCCTCTATCGCGGGTTGTACCTGGATCCGGCCGAGCTGCCGTCGGCGATGATCGGCAAGCCGTTCCCGGAGTTCTCCCTGCCGTCGGTGCAGGGCGACAAGACCCTGACCCGTGCCGACCTGCTGGGCAAGCCGGCGCTGGTCAATGTCTGGGGCACCTGGTGCATTTCCTGCCGGGTCGAGCACCCGGTGCTGAACAAGCTGGCCGAGAAGGGCGTGGTGATCTACGGCATCAACTACAAGGACGTCAACGCCGACGCCCTGAAGTGGCTGGCCGAGTTCCACAACCCCTACCAACTGGATGTGCGTGACGAGGAGGGCTCCCTGGGCCTGAACCTCGGCGTCTACGGCGCCCCGGAAACCTTCTTCATCGATGCCAAGGGCATCATCCGCGACAAGTTTGTCGGGGTGATCGACGAAGTGGTGTGGCGCGAGCAACTGGCCGCCAAGTACCAGGCCCTGGTCGATGAGGCCAAGCCATGA
- the ccmI gene encoding c-type cytochrome biogenesis protein CcmI produces MIDFWLAAGLLLLIALSFLLIPVLRERRAQREEDRTALNVALYEERVAELHGQQAEGVLSAEQMDAGRAEAARELLADTEGSGTARTSRLGKPLPLLAALLVPVLGLGLYLHFGASDKVELTREFAQAPQSMEEMTRRLERAVAAQPDSAEGLYFLGRTYMAQDRPADAAKIFERTVAVAGRQPELLGQWAQAQYFADNKQWSDKVQGLTDEALKADPNEVTSLGLLGIAAFEGGRYQDAIDYWKRLQAQLPPDDNSRAALQGGIERASEKLVAGGGKVASEPVAPAKGAVLKVRVDLAAQLKAKVQPGDSVFIFARATQGPPAPLAAKRLTVADLPATVELGDSDAMMPQLKLSNFPEVQLVARISRAGKPTAGEWVGRSQPLPSSTTAAQQLTIDSPDQ; encoded by the coding sequence ATGATTGATTTCTGGCTTGCAGCAGGCCTGCTGCTCCTGATCGCCCTGAGTTTCCTGTTGATCCCGGTATTGCGCGAGCGTCGTGCCCAGCGTGAAGAGGATCGTACCGCGCTGAACGTGGCGCTTTATGAAGAGCGCGTGGCTGAACTGCACGGCCAGCAAGCCGAAGGCGTGCTCAGTGCCGAGCAGATGGACGCCGGGCGCGCCGAAGCGGCCCGGGAACTCTTGGCGGACACCGAAGGCAGCGGCACGGCGCGTACTTCGCGCCTGGGCAAGCCACTGCCATTGCTGGCGGCGCTGTTGGTGCCGGTGCTGGGCCTGGGCCTGTACCTGCATTTTGGTGCTAGCGACAAGGTCGAGCTGACCCGGGAATTCGCCCAGGCGCCGCAGTCCATGGAGGAAATGACCCGGCGCCTGGAGCGCGCGGTGGCGGCCCAGCCGGATTCTGCCGAAGGTCTGTATTTCCTCGGACGCACCTACATGGCCCAGGATCGCCCGGCAGACGCGGCGAAGATCTTCGAACGCACCGTAGCCGTGGCCGGCCGTCAGCCCGAACTCCTGGGGCAATGGGCCCAGGCCCAGTACTTCGCCGACAACAAGCAATGGTCGGACAAGGTCCAGGGCCTGACCGACGAAGCGCTGAAAGCCGACCCCAACGAAGTCACCAGCCTCGGGCTGCTGGGGATCGCCGCCTTCGAAGGCGGGCGCTACCAGGACGCCATCGATTACTGGAAACGGCTGCAGGCGCAACTGCCGCCGGACGACAACTCCCGTGCGGCGCTGCAGGGCGGGATCGAGCGGGCCAGCGAGAAGCTGGTGGCCGGTGGCGGCAAGGTTGCCAGCGAGCCTGTGGCCCCGGCCAAGGGCGCGGTGCTCAAGGTTCGGGTCGACCTGGCAGCGCAGCTCAAGGCCAAGGTCCAGCCGGGCGACAGCGTGTTCATCTTCGCCCGTGCCACCCAGGGCCCGCCCGCACCGCTGGCGGCCAAGCGCCTGACTGTGGCCGATCTGCCGGCTACAGTCGAACTGGGCGATAGCGACGCGATGATGCCGCAGTTGAAACTGTCGAACTTCCCTGAAGTCCAACTGGTCGCGCGCATTTCCCGCGCCGGCAAGCCGACGGCCGGCGAGTGGGTTGGGCGTAGCCAGCCATTGCCCAGCAGCACCACGGCCGCGCAACAGCTGACCATCGACAGTCCGGATCAATAA
- a CDS encoding cytochrome c-type biogenesis protein: MKRWLAAAILGLGIAGVAHAAIDTYQFASDAERERFHELTKELRCPKCQNQDIADSNAPIAADLRKEIFRMLGEGKDNQQIIDFMVDRYGDFVRYRPALTGKTALLWFGPAGLLLGGLVIIAVIVRRRRVERSDSPNTLSVEERQRLDQLLDKNHP; encoded by the coding sequence ATGAAGCGCTGGTTAGCCGCCGCCATCCTCGGCCTGGGCATCGCCGGTGTGGCCCACGCTGCTATCGATACCTACCAGTTCGCCAGCGACGCCGAGCGCGAAAGGTTCCACGAGCTGACCAAGGAACTGCGCTGCCCCAAGTGCCAGAACCAGGATATCGCCGATTCCAACGCGCCGATTGCCGCCGACTTGCGCAAAGAGATTTTCCGCATGCTCGGCGAGGGCAAGGACAATCAGCAGATCATCGACTTCATGGTCGACCGCTACGGCGACTTCGTGCGCTACCGGCCGGCCCTGACCGGCAAGACCGCGCTGCTCTGGTTCGGCCCTGCCGGGCTGCTGCTGGGCGGCCTGGTGATCATTGCCGTGATTGTCCGGCGTCGGCGCGTGGAGCGCAGCGACAGCCCGAATACGCTTTCCGTCGAAGAGCGTCAGCGCCTCGACCAACTGCTGGATAAAAACCACCCATGA